The Thalassotalea sp. HSM 43 genome window below encodes:
- the prfB gene encoding peptide chain release factor 2 yields the protein MFEINPILNQIKDIRERTQVLRTYLDYEQKAERLVEVSRELEQPDVWNEPERAQELGKERSSLELVVKTIDDMDSGCEDIQGLIELAVEESDEETLDEAVAELADLEQQLATLEFRRMFSGKQDENDCYLDIQAGSGGTEAQDWANMLMRMYLRWGEAHGFKVEVMEETDGDVAGIKGCTIKFSGEYAFGWLRTETGVHRLVRKSPFDSNARRHTSFASAFIYPEIDDNIEIDINPADLRVDTFRASGAGGQHVNKTDSAIRITHEPTGVVVQCQADRSQHKNRAQAMKMLQAKLYELEIQKQNEDKQVMEEGKSDIGWGSQIRSYVLDDSRIKDLRTGVESRNTQAVLDGALDPFIEASLKSGL from the coding sequence ATGTTTGAAATCAATCCTATACTAAACCAGATAAAGGACATTCGTGAACGTACCCAAGTACTTCGCACTTATCTGGATTACGAGCAAAAAGCAGAACGTTTGGTTGAGGTTAGCCGTGAGTTAGAGCAACCTGACGTTTGGAATGAACCAGAACGTGCTCAAGAGCTAGGTAAAGAGCGCAGTTCATTGGAGTTGGTGGTTAAAACCATTGACGATATGGACTCGGGCTGCGAAGACATTCAAGGCTTGATTGAGTTAGCGGTTGAAGAAAGCGATGAAGAAACCTTGGACGAGGCTGTCGCCGAATTGGCTGATCTAGAACAGCAATTGGCAACACTTGAGTTTCGTCGCATGTTTTCCGGTAAGCAAGATGAAAACGATTGCTATCTAGATATTCAAGCGGGATCTGGCGGTACCGAAGCACAAGACTGGGCCAATATGCTAATGCGCATGTACCTACGTTGGGGTGAAGCGCATGGCTTTAAAGTCGAAGTGATGGAAGAAACCGACGGTGATGTGGCAGGCATTAAAGGCTGTACCATCAAGTTTTCTGGCGAATATGCCTTTGGTTGGTTGCGTACCGAAACCGGCGTGCATCGTTTGGTACGAAAATCGCCATTTGATTCTAATGCTCGTCGTCATACCTCGTTTGCATCGGCATTTATTTACCCTGAGATTGATGACAATATCGAGATTGATATAAACCCTGCGGATTTGCGTGTCGATACCTTTAGAGCCTCTGGCGCCGGTGGTCAGCACGTAAATAAAACCGATTCAGCGATTCGTATTACCCACGAGCCTACCGGTGTTGTGGTGCAGTGTCAGGCTGACCGCTCACAGCATAAAAACAGGGCGCAGGCGATGAAGATGCTGCAAGCAAAATTATACGAACTGGAAATACAAAAGCAAAACGAAGACAAGCAAGTCATGGAAGAAGGTAAATCGGATATTGGCTGGGGCAGTCAGATCCGTTCCTACGTGCTTGATGATAGTCGCATTAAAGATTTACGAACCGGTGTTGAGTCGCGCAATACGCAAGCGGTACTTGACGGCGCTTTGGACCCATTTATTGAAGCCAGTTTGAAGTCTGGCCTGTAA
- the dsbC gene encoding bifunctional protein-disulfide isomerase/oxidoreductase DsbC, whose product MKLAKLLITIVSGVMLSMSVHAEDANSKIEANLAKIGLEVESIKASKMDNVYEVFTNQGLFYSSADGSFLIQGKLYQIQEAGIASLTEEALAEQRVAGMERFSESMIVFPATEEKYQMTVFTDLTCGYCRKLHNQMQAYNDMGITVRYLAFPRGGLNSKSYTDIRSVWCSDDQQSAMTRAKGGSQIDQKICKQPVGEQYEFGKKIGVSGTPAIMLDDGLMVPGYKTPEQMKQILEAYSAQKG is encoded by the coding sequence ATGAAGTTAGCAAAATTATTAATCACTATTGTGTCTGGCGTGATGTTATCTATGTCAGTACATGCCGAAGACGCGAACAGTAAAATTGAAGCGAATTTGGCAAAAATTGGTCTTGAAGTTGAGAGCATTAAAGCATCAAAAATGGACAATGTTTACGAAGTGTTTACCAACCAAGGGCTGTTTTACAGTTCTGCGGATGGTTCATTTTTGATTCAAGGTAAGCTTTATCAAATTCAAGAAGCGGGCATCGCCTCGCTGACCGAAGAAGCATTGGCTGAGCAACGTGTTGCCGGTATGGAGCGCTTCTCAGAGTCAATGATTGTTTTCCCGGCCACGGAAGAAAAATACCAAATGACGGTATTTACCGATTTGACCTGTGGTTATTGCCGTAAACTTCATAATCAAATGCAAGCCTACAATGACATGGGTATTACCGTGCGCTACCTTGCGTTCCCTCGTGGTGGTTTGAACAGCAAGTCGTACACCGATATCCGCAGCGTATGGTGTAGTGATGATCAACAATCGGCAATGACTCGCGCTAAAGGTGGTTCACAAATCGATCAGAAAATTTGTAAGCAACCGGTTGGTGAGCAATACGAATTTGGTAAAAAGATCGGTGTATCAGGCACACCAGCAATTATGTTGGATGATGGTCTAATGGTTCCAGGTTATAAAACACCTGAACAAATGAAGCAAATTCTTGAAGCCTACAGTGCGCAAAAAGGTTAA
- a CDS encoding GGDEF domain-containing protein, which yields MASNTAAFAQTAAEQDHLDIIQQLPDLTVDDLHVLAEANRSRSPELLQAIIAELELRDINGTLNDYERERKTLLSAYNLLLHEQEIYNALRLYRFIEASENHDIKVESLSKQLNVALLTGNIHAGSKVVDLLTQLGEDELSPRERSDMFATIAYFMFNVGNLEGSVLYQRLLDRNHFNAREKCTLQTNIEMTDMHFDFAKYDQQRIYQVADYCISQREYIFASSLAVVSARLFNDIGLADQALSLLDKYKDAIFKHNLIDHRIIYYNEMSRIYQQKQQYDKAQAMADNTLELLLQAPNITIDLEKVLKQLSDFAYQQQQFDLALDLQQRYLATQEDQLNMLLQRELQLAKVMQNIHAMQVLSDRKANVLMDTREKFEQVSNEFYSFNDDLISYGGILFGLGLIALLIYIRQVRLRSLGKVKRQAWKKDILTGLLSRRYLHEQIYSSYVNIKVDKINYAGMQLRLKGMRRFNRRYGYRQGDEVLKMVAKLLVQHQCKKHHVGRTGSNEFTLVRHDTLIVAMQEIAHKIDRQYQHMMVSMGYSKDDLALYIGLTDSITSDFNPKYFFTDMSMAMTRAEWGEKNIVTFRVDWTDRRVFFPTKEEQVWR from the coding sequence TTGGCCTCAAATACAGCCGCCTTCGCTCAAACAGCAGCGGAGCAGGACCACCTAGATATAATACAACAATTACCCGATCTAACAGTTGATGATTTGCATGTTCTTGCCGAAGCTAATCGTAGCCGTTCGCCAGAATTATTACAGGCGATTATTGCCGAACTGGAACTGCGTGATATCAATGGCACCCTTAATGATTACGAGCGAGAAAGAAAGACGTTATTATCGGCCTATAACTTATTGTTGCATGAGCAAGAGATATACAATGCCTTGCGTTTATATCGCTTTATCGAAGCCTCAGAAAATCATGACATCAAGGTTGAAAGCCTATCAAAACAGCTTAATGTCGCCTTACTTACTGGCAACATTCACGCAGGCTCAAAGGTTGTCGACTTACTGACCCAGCTTGGCGAAGATGAACTTAGTCCGCGTGAGCGCAGTGATATGTTTGCCACGATTGCCTACTTCATGTTTAACGTTGGCAACCTTGAAGGGTCTGTTCTGTATCAACGGTTACTGGATCGCAACCATTTTAATGCTCGCGAAAAGTGCACACTGCAAACCAATATCGAAATGACCGATATGCATTTTGATTTTGCCAAGTACGATCAACAACGCATTTACCAAGTCGCAGATTATTGCATCAGCCAGCGCGAATATATCTTTGCCAGTTCATTAGCCGTTGTTTCCGCAAGGCTATTTAATGACATAGGCTTAGCGGACCAAGCCCTATCATTATTAGATAAATATAAAGACGCCATTTTCAAACATAACCTGATTGATCATCGCATTATTTATTACAATGAAATGTCGCGCATTTATCAGCAGAAACAACAATATGATAAAGCACAAGCCATGGCGGATAACACGCTTGAGCTTTTGCTGCAGGCCCCCAATATCACCATAGATTTGGAAAAAGTGCTCAAGCAACTGAGTGATTTTGCTTACCAACAACAGCAATTTGATCTTGCCCTAGATCTTCAGCAACGTTACCTCGCCACCCAAGAAGATCAATTAAACATGCTATTGCAGCGGGAACTGCAGCTTGCCAAAGTGATGCAAAATATTCATGCCATGCAAGTACTGTCTGATCGTAAAGCCAACGTTTTAATGGATACCCGCGAAAAATTTGAACAAGTCTCAAATGAATTTTACTCATTCAATGATGACCTTATTAGCTATGGTGGCATCTTATTTGGTCTCGGTTTGATTGCCCTGCTGATTTATATTCGTCAAGTGCGCTTGCGCAGTCTAGGCAAGGTTAAACGACAAGCGTGGAAAAAAGACATCTTAACGGGGCTGCTTTCGCGCCGTTATTTGCACGAACAAATATACAGTTCATACGTCAACATTAAAGTCGACAAGATTAACTACGCAGGCATGCAATTACGCCTTAAAGGCATGCGCCGATTTAATCGTCGTTACGGTTACCGTCAAGGCGATGAAGTGTTAAAAATGGTCGCCAAACTGCTGGTTCAACACCAGTGTAAAAAGCATCATGTGGGACGCACTGGCAGTAATGAATTCACCCTAGTGCGTCACGATACCTTGATTGTTGCGATGCAGGAAATTGCCCATAAAATTGACCGTCAGTATCAGCATATGATGGTATCTATGGGTTACTCCAAAGATGATTTAGCGCTATATATTGGTCTTACCGACAGCATCACCAGTGACTTTAACCCTAAATATTTCTTTACCGATATGAGCATGGCGATGACCCGTGCGGAATGGGGTGAGAAAAACATTGTCACCTTCCGCGTTGATTGGACTGATCGCCGCGTGTTCTTCCCTACTAAGGAGGAACAAGTATGGCGTTAA
- the fldB gene encoding flavodoxin FldB, with protein sequence MKIGLFYGSTTCYTEMAAEKIQAALGADLVDIFNIKDAPLSDCQDYDIIIFGISTWDFGELQEDWESKWTDAEALNLNGKIVALFGLGDQEGYGQWFQDALGMLHDVVIACGADIVGYWPNQGYEFDDSKALSEDGDYFVGLSLDDENQYDKTDDRIQQWCEQILTEIQQLLND encoded by the coding sequence ATGAAAATAGGCTTATTTTACGGCTCAACAACCTGCTACACCGAAATGGCGGCTGAAAAAATTCAGGCGGCTTTAGGCGCGGATTTGGTGGATATTTTCAATATAAAAGATGCACCTCTTAGCGACTGCCAAGACTATGACATCATCATTTTTGGTATTTCCACTTGGGATTTTGGCGAATTGCAAGAAGACTGGGAATCAAAATGGACGGACGCCGAAGCGCTAAACCTAAACGGCAAGATAGTGGCGTTATTTGGTCTTGGTGACCAAGAAGGTTACGGTCAGTGGTTTCAAGACGCGCTTGGCATGCTGCACGATGTGGTTATTGCCTGTGGTGCCGACATAGTTGGCTACTGGCCAAACCAAGGCTATGAATTTGACGATTCAAAAGCGTTAAGCGAAGACGGTGACTATTTTGTCGGCTTATCTCTTGACGATGAAAACCAATACGATAAGACGGATGATCGCATACAACAATGGTGCGAGCAGATCCTCACTGAAATTCAGCAATTGCTTAACGATTAA
- the lysS gene encoding lysine--tRNA ligase: MTEQVKDENKLIAERRGKLESIRSNCPANGHPNDFDREHYAGDIQAAHGEKDKEQLEQDKLVFAVAGRVMAKRGPFLVLQDMSGRIQAYADKTVQKDIKARWGVLDIGDIIGVKGELSKSGKGDLYINMQDYQLLTKSLRPLPEKYHGLSDQEMKYRQRYVDLIINQETRNTFEVRSKIVNGIRKFLTDRNFMEVETPMLQTIPGGATAKPFETFHNALDIDMFLRIAPELYLKRLVVGGFERVFEINRNFRNEGLSTRHNPEFTMIEFYQAYADYNDLMNLTEDMLRTLAEDILGDAVVRNTVKNAEGEVIEEKFYDFGKPFARLSMMDAILTHAPELDEAVIRDPENRFEELRAIAKQVGVKEPEGENVWGAGKYLCEIFEEVAEHKLDQPTFITEYPWEVSPLARRNDDNPFITDRFEFFVGGRELANGFSELNDAEDQAARFRKQVEEKDAGDDEAMHFDEDYITALEYGLPPTAGEGIGIDRLVMLFTDSPTIKDVILFPHMRPLAE, translated from the coding sequence ATGACAGAACAAGTGAAAGACGAAAACAAATTAATCGCTGAACGTCGTGGCAAGCTGGAAAGTATTCGCAGCAATTGCCCGGCCAACGGTCATCCGAATGACTTTGATCGCGAGCATTACGCTGGTGATATTCAGGCTGCGCACGGCGAAAAAGATAAAGAGCAATTAGAGCAAGACAAGCTGGTTTTTGCTGTTGCTGGTCGCGTGATGGCCAAGCGTGGTCCTTTCTTAGTATTGCAGGACATGTCTGGTCGCATTCAAGCCTATGCGGATAAAACCGTACAAAAAGACATCAAGGCGCGTTGGGGCGTATTGGATATCGGTGACATCATTGGTGTTAAAGGTGAGCTAAGCAAGTCGGGCAAAGGCGATTTGTATATCAACATGCAAGATTATCAATTGCTGACCAAATCATTGCGCCCGTTACCTGAAAAATATCACGGTCTATCGGATCAGGAAATGAAATATCGTCAACGTTACGTTGACTTGATCATTAACCAAGAAACCCGAAATACCTTTGAAGTCCGTTCAAAAATTGTAAATGGTATCCGTAAATTTTTGACTGATCGCAACTTTATGGAAGTGGAAACGCCAATGTTGCAAACCATCCCAGGTGGTGCAACAGCGAAACCGTTTGAAACCTTCCACAATGCCTTGGACATTGACATGTTCTTGCGTATTGCCCCTGAGCTTTACTTGAAGCGTCTTGTGGTTGGCGGCTTTGAGCGTGTATTCGAAATCAACCGTAACTTCCGTAACGAAGGTTTATCGACACGTCATAACCCAGAATTTACCATGATTGAATTCTATCAAGCTTACGCCGATTACAACGACTTGATGAACTTGACCGAAGATATGTTACGTACTTTGGCGGAAGATATTCTTGGTGATGCCGTGGTACGTAATACGGTGAAAAACGCTGAAGGCGAAGTTATTGAAGAGAAATTCTATGACTTTGGTAAGCCATTTGCTCGTTTATCGATGATGGACGCTATTTTGACCCATGCACCAGAGCTGGATGAAGCGGTTATTCGCGACCCAGAAAATCGCTTTGAAGAATTACGTGCGATTGCCAAGCAAGTTGGCGTGAAAGAGCCGGAAGGTGAAAACGTTTGGGGTGCTGGTAAATACTTATGTGAAATCTTTGAAGAAGTGGCTGAGCATAAACTGGATCAACCAACCTTTATCACTGAGTACCCGTGGGAAGTATCACCACTGGCTCGTCGTAACGATGATAACCCGTTTATCACTGACCGATTTGAGTTCTTTGTTGGTGGCCGTGAACTTGCCAATGGCTTTAGCGAGTTAAATGATGCTGAAGATCAAGCCGCTCGCTTTAGAAAGCAAGTTGAAGAAAAAGACGCTGGTGATGATGAAGCAATGCATTTTGACGAAGATTACATTACCGCGCTTGAATACGGTTTACCACCAACAGCGGGTGAAGGTATAGGTATCGATCGCTTAGTGATGCTGTTTACCGACTCACCAACAATTAAAGACGTCATATTGTTTCCGCACATGCGTCCTTTGGCTGAGTAA
- the ruvX gene encoding Holliday junction resolvase RuvX, which produces MAKQAGSRTLMGFDFGTRHIGIAIGQEITHSARGLKAIKARDGIPNWDEIGKLVNEWQPDVLVIGLPLNMDGSEQPLTARARKFANRLHGRFGIAIELQDERLTTADAKEQLFSDGGYRNLQKDNIDCMSAALILESFMDRQG; this is translated from the coding sequence ATGGCAAAACAAGCAGGCAGCCGCACTCTGATGGGCTTTGACTTTGGTACTCGACATATCGGCATTGCCATTGGGCAGGAAATAACCCACAGCGCTCGAGGTTTGAAAGCCATTAAGGCACGAGATGGTATCCCTAATTGGGATGAAATTGGCAAACTGGTTAATGAGTGGCAACCGGATGTGTTGGTCATTGGCTTGCCTTTGAATATGGATGGCAGCGAACAACCTTTAACGGCACGGGCGCGAAAATTTGCCAACCGCCTGCATGGTCGTTTTGGCATTGCCATTGAGTTGCAAGATGAACGGTTAACGACGGCCGATGCGAAAGAGCAGTTGTTCAGTGATGGCGGTTATCGCAACCTACAAAAAGATAATATTGACTGCATGTCAGCGGCCTTGATCCTCGAAAGCTTTATGGACCGTCAAGGTTGA
- a CDS encoding GGDEF domain-containing protein gives MALMHSSPIKALLRSWLLALMLCIGISPQTQAASAISSIYYKEQLDDLIREALEIRSSDLQRSREILAILHENNHRMTISQSEQYVYIQAYLLTIEGKYQEAIDMHSKNAGSTNLNFRLRANANMLRIHLLQEDYKMAAAMYIITKQSLAPINRRNSIYINALITFMMFYNDMHEYKQAIAMFKKMLNSKGELPTARQVCFINRERIKSAYALNELDPNDQEFVEALRMCNVAQEPLVTQHIVAIKAAAHIRNGEVAIGKRLLTQYWPQVYNSEFSLNILRYAANLANVYAKEGDEQRTREYVDIALSFMQRHKKHPQMLNAMKLDLALSDYLSAQDRFEKQTALMQFERSVIDSENEKSLLYQAISHTVEKKWMSVESFIARNKTDLQVTEQVKQEIWWGYIFAGAIWLGILLMFKYIHWVHGMTRTAKAYLRQAIQRSRVSTITGIYTREAFIEIIQRRLASAEQQQQRHAMVVINIDMFRQFYHIHGMDIANRMLRHVVKHIRSHFPDNAVIGELGNDEYAILLPNCRMQRAYNMTEKCRQYIAETDAKDSVGFHVELTVSAGITETGFSGFDWQEILMHAEKALHFAKLEWGNTSVQYRHRMQLPNQTQDKDILEYMQMQRYTFK, from the coding sequence ATGGCGTTAATGCATTCATCGCCAATTAAGGCGCTACTCAGATCATGGTTATTGGCGCTGATGCTATGTATCGGTATCAGCCCACAAACTCAGGCCGCCTCGGCCATATCGTCGATTTACTACAAAGAGCAACTCGATGACTTAATTCGCGAAGCCTTGGAAATTCGCAGTAGCGATTTACAACGTAGTCGAGAAATCCTCGCCATTTTGCACGAGAACAACCATCGGATGACCATCAGCCAGTCCGAGCAATACGTTTATATTCAAGCCTATTTGTTAACCATCGAAGGTAAGTATCAAGAAGCCATTGATATGCATTCCAAAAATGCCGGCTCAACCAACCTCAATTTTCGCTTACGTGCTAATGCCAATATGTTGCGCATTCATTTATTGCAGGAAGATTATAAAATGGCGGCGGCGATGTACATCATCACCAAGCAATCGCTGGCGCCAATAAACCGTAGAAACTCAATATACATCAATGCATTAATAACATTTATGATGTTCTACAATGATATGCACGAGTATAAACAGGCGATCGCCATGTTTAAAAAAATGCTCAACTCAAAAGGTGAGTTACCGACCGCCCGACAAGTGTGTTTTATTAATCGTGAACGAATCAAATCCGCTTACGCCTTAAACGAGCTTGATCCTAACGATCAAGAGTTCGTCGAAGCCCTACGTATGTGTAATGTCGCACAAGAGCCTTTGGTTACTCAGCACATCGTTGCCATTAAAGCCGCAGCGCATATCCGTAATGGCGAAGTTGCTATTGGTAAGCGCTTATTAACGCAATACTGGCCGCAAGTTTATAACAGCGAATTCAGCCTTAACATATTGCGCTATGCCGCAAACTTAGCCAATGTCTATGCCAAAGAGGGCGACGAACAACGTACTCGCGAATATGTTGATATCGCCTTATCGTTTATGCAACGACATAAAAAACACCCGCAAATGCTTAACGCGATGAAATTAGATCTCGCTCTATCGGATTACCTAAGCGCACAAGATCGTTTTGAAAAACAAACCGCGCTGATGCAATTTGAACGCAGTGTTATCGACAGCGAAAATGAAAAGTCGCTGCTATATCAGGCAATCAGCCACACGGTTGAAAAGAAGTGGATGAGTGTTGAGAGTTTTATTGCTCGTAATAAAACCGACTTACAAGTTACCGAACAAGTGAAGCAAGAGATCTGGTGGGGTTATATTTTTGCCGGTGCGATTTGGCTAGGGATTTTACTGATGTTTAAGTATATCCATTGGGTACACGGCATGACGCGCACTGCCAAAGCCTATTTGCGCCAAGCAATTCAAAGGTCTAGGGTTAGCACGATCACCGGTATATACACTCGTGAAGCGTTTATTGAGATTATTCAACGCCGATTAGCAAGTGCCGAACAACAGCAGCAACGCCACGCGATGGTTGTGATTAACATAGACATGTTCCGTCAGTTTTATCATATCCATGGTATGGATATTGCCAATCGTATGTTACGCCATGTGGTCAAACATATCCGCAGTCATTTTCCAGACAATGCCGTTATTGGTGAGCTAGGAAACGATGAATATGCGATTTTATTGCCTAACTGTCGTATGCAACGCGCTTATAATATGACTGAAAAATGTCGTCAATATATCGCTGAAACCGATGCCAAAGATAGCGTAGGCTTTCACGTTGAGCTAACCGTTAGTGCGGGGATTACCGAAACCGGCTTTAGTGGTTTTGATTGGCAAGAGATCTTGATGCATGCAGAAAAAGCATTGCACTTTGCCAAGTTAGAATGGGGTAATACCTCGGTACAATATCGTCACCGAATGCAACTACCTAATCAAACCCAAGATAAAGATATCCTTGAGTATATGCAGATGCAGCGTTACACCTTTAAGTAA
- the recJ gene encoding single-stranded-DNA-specific exonuclease RecJ, which produces MDKQIRRRQQPSDIGFGEDLHPILRHIYASRGITKQEQLDQALTVMLAPKQLLGIEQAADILIAAIDNKQRIIIVGDFDADGATSTALMMQGLGLLGSANHDFIVPNRFEYGYGLTPEISDLAKQAGADVIVTVDNGISCYEGVERAKQHGCTVVITDHHLPGAKLPPADAIVNPNQKGCNFASKALAGVGVAFYLMLMMRQRMRETDYFAEHNLSEPNLAVLLDLVALGTVADVVSLDQNNRILVAQGLKRIRAGATRPGIEALIEVAGKNQQKLHASDFGFGLGPRLNAAGRLDDMSLGIKCLLADDMYQARVIAAQLDDLNKERRQIEQGMQIEAEQILQKLNFAQDNLPGALALYQDDWHQGVIGIVAGRIKEKYHRPTVVFAQGDEGTIKGSARSIPGLHIRDLLEYMDSQHPGLIAKFGGHAMAAGLTIGEQDFIRFQQLFSQYAAEKLSDDLLQGVVLSDGELPSSYLNLNFAELLKQAGPWGQNFPEPVFDNTFTVVQQRIVGDKHLKLVVQLGDLVIDAIAFNVDLSQWPNHQCQSLHMAYKLDINEFRGRQTVQLMVEHLQAL; this is translated from the coding sequence ATGGATAAGCAAATTCGTCGTCGTCAACAACCGTCAGATATTGGTTTTGGTGAAGATTTACACCCTATATTAAGACACATCTATGCCAGTCGTGGCATTACCAAGCAAGAGCAGCTTGACCAAGCGCTGACGGTTATGTTGGCGCCGAAACAGTTGCTTGGCATCGAGCAAGCCGCGGATATTTTAATTGCTGCAATAGATAATAAGCAGCGCATCATTATCGTTGGTGACTTTGATGCCGATGGCGCAACAAGTACGGCATTGATGATGCAAGGGCTTGGTTTATTAGGCTCGGCGAATCACGACTTTATTGTCCCCAATCGATTTGAATACGGGTATGGCTTAACGCCGGAAATTAGTGATCTAGCCAAACAGGCTGGCGCTGACGTTATCGTTACCGTCGACAACGGCATAAGCTGTTATGAAGGTGTTGAACGCGCTAAACAACATGGTTGTACTGTGGTTATCACCGACCATCATTTACCGGGGGCGAAATTGCCGCCGGCTGACGCGATTGTTAACCCCAATCAAAAAGGCTGTAACTTTGCCTCAAAAGCATTGGCTGGTGTAGGTGTCGCGTTTTATTTGATGCTAATGATGCGCCAACGTATGCGTGAGACAGACTATTTTGCTGAGCATAACCTGAGCGAACCTAACTTGGCAGTATTACTTGATTTAGTTGCCCTTGGTACGGTTGCTGATGTGGTCAGCTTAGATCAAAACAATCGCATTCTCGTCGCTCAAGGGCTAAAGCGTATCCGCGCTGGCGCGACACGCCCTGGAATAGAGGCGTTGATTGAAGTGGCCGGTAAGAACCAGCAAAAATTACACGCCAGCGATTTTGGTTTTGGCTTAGGGCCAAGGCTGAATGCCGCCGGACGACTTGATGATATGAGCTTGGGCATTAAGTGCTTGCTGGCTGATGATATGTATCAGGCCAGAGTCATTGCCGCGCAATTAGATGATCTCAACAAAGAACGTCGCCAGATTGAGCAGGGCATGCAGATTGAAGCAGAACAAATCTTACAGAAATTAAATTTTGCTCAGGATAATCTCCCCGGCGCATTAGCCTTGTATCAAGACGATTGGCATCAAGGGGTGATAGGCATTGTCGCTGGGCGAATAAAAGAGAAATATCATCGCCCAACGGTGGTCTTTGCTCAAGGTGATGAAGGCACAATTAAAGGCTCGGCTCGGTCAATTCCTGGCTTGCATATTCGCGATTTGCTCGAGTACATGGACAGCCAACACCCAGGGTTAATTGCTAAGTTTGGTGGTCATGCAATGGCTGCGGGCTTAACCATTGGCGAGCAAGACTTTATTCGCTTTCAACAATTATTCAGCCAATACGCCGCAGAAAAGCTAAGTGATGACTTACTGCAAGGGGTGGTGCTATCCGATGGTGAGTTGCCGTCCAGCTACCTCAACCTAAATTTCGCTGAGTTATTAAAACAGGCAGGCCCTTGGGGACAAAATTTTCCAGAGCCTGTATTCGACAATACCTTTACCGTAGTGCAACAGCGTATTGTTGGTGACAAACATTTAAAATTGGTGGTGCAGTTAGGAGACCTTGTCATAGACGCTATTGCCTTTAACGTTGATTTAAGCCAGTGGCCGAATCATCAGTGTCAGTCACTGCATATGGCGTATAAGCTTGATATAAATGAGTTTCGAGGCCGTCAAACCGTGCAATTGATGGTGGAACATTTACAGGCGCTATGA